The Clostridium aceticum genomic interval TAAAATGTATCGTGGAATAAATCTCGATAAATTAAAAGAAGAATGTGGTGTATTGGGGATTTATACAGATAGTGATGAAGATACCTCTAGACTTTTATATTACGGACTATATGCATTGCAGCACAGAGGTCAAGAGAGTGCAGGAATTGCTGTGAATAATGGTGTAAAAAGCAATTATCATAAAGGCATGGGCTTGGTGCCGGATGTATTTAACGAGGATATTTTAAAGAAACTCCTAGGACATATCGGGATAGGTCATGTAAGGTACTCTACTGCGGGAGAGAGCTATGTTGAAAATGCACAGCCCTTAGTGGCTAGATATAGAGGTGGCAGTATTTCGCTGGCCCACAATGGGAATTTGACCAATGCAAAAGTTATTAAAGAGCGATTAGAGGATGATGGCGTGATTTTTCAAACCTCTACTGATAGCGAAGTTATCGTTAATTTAATCTCCCGATACAGTAATGATGGAATGATGGATGCCATTGAAAGAACGATGGACTTAATCAAGGGAGCCTACTCTTTAGTGGTCATGACAGAAGAAGAACTTATTGGGGTGAGGGACCCGCTGGGATTAAGACCTCTCTGTTTGGGGAAAGTGGAAAATAGTTATGTATTAGCCTCAGAAAGTTGTGCCTTCGATGTTATGGGTGCTACCTTAGTAAGGGATATCGAACCAGGAGAAATTGTAACGATTAATAAAGAAGGTATTCAATCTACCTTTTATAAAAATAATGGTAAAAGAGCATCCTGTATTTTCGAATATATTTATTTCGCTCGTCCAGATAGTGTCATTGATGGGGTAAGCGTTTATGAAGCTAGAAAAAATGCAGGAAGGATATTAGCAAAAGAATATCCAGTAGAAGCAGATTTAGTAGTGGCTACACCGGACTCCTCTGTGCCAGTTGCTATAGGATATGCAGAGGCTTCAGGAATACCTTATGGAGAAGGTTTGATAAAAAATAGATATGTTGGAAGAACCTTTATTCAGCCAACGCAATCTATGCGGGAATTGGCAGTAAGGCTGAAACTAAACCCTCTTAAAGAAACGATACAAGGCAAAAAAATTGTTTTGATAGATGACTCCATCGTAAGAGGAACCACCAGCAGACGTCTGGTAGAAAGATTAAAAAGTGCTGGAGCTGAGGAGGTTCATGTAAGAATTAGCTCTCCTCCTGTTGCATTTGGATGTTATTTTGGTATAGATACACCAGATAGAAGCCAGTTAATTGGAGCAGTAAAAACAGTAGAACAAATTAGAAAAATGATTGGAGCGGATAGTTTGGGCTATATCAGCACCGATGGATTGGTGCAAGCTACTGTTTTACCTAAAGAACATTTTTGTTTAGCTTGTTTCAACGGGGACTATCCTTTAGAAGTACCTGAGGTAGGGGAAAAAAAGGTGTTTGAGAGATTATCAGGAGGTGAATAGCATTGGAAAATATGACCTATAAAAATGCTGGAGTAGATGTGGAAGAAGGACAAAGGGCAGTTCAGCTAATGAAGAACCATGTAAAGAGTACTTTTAATAAGAATGTTTTAGAAGATATAGGGGGATTTGGTGGACTATTTGCTTTGGATTTAAAAGATATCAAGGAGCCTATTTTGGTTTCTGGGACAGATGGTGTAGGCACCAAACTAAAATTGGCCTTTTTGTTGGATCAACATGACACCATAGGTCAAGATTGCGTTGCTATGTGTGTCAACGATATATTATGCCAAGGAGCAAAACCACTATTCTTTTTAGACTATATAGCTACTGGCAGGCTCAAAGCTGAAAAAGTAGCGGATATCGTAAAGGGTATTGCAGAAGGATGTAAAATGGCAGGTTGTGCCTTGATTGGTGGAGAAACAGCAGAAATGCCGGGCTTTTATCAGGATGGAGAGTATGATGTTGCTGGTTTTTCTGTAGGCTTGGTGGATAAGTCCAAAGTAATCACAGGCAAAGAGATTCAAGCGGGAGATGTGATCATAGGGATTCCCTCCAGTGGACTTCACAGTAACGGTTTTTCATTAGTAAGAAAAGTGTTTTTAGAAGGAGACAAGTTTTCTTTAAATGCACCGATAGAAGAACTAGGAAGTACTTTGGGAGAAGCCTTAATTATTCCTACAAAAATTTATGTTAAAGCAGTTACAGAGGTATTGAAGTCAATAGAAGTAAAAGGGATTGCCCATATCACTGGCGGAGGGTTTTATGAGAATGTCCCAAGAATCTTACCGGAGGAAGTGGATGCCCACATTCAATTAGACAGTTGGCAGATACCTCAAATATTTAAAATGATTCAAACAGTAGGGAACATCCAAGAAGAAGAAATGTACAAGACCTTCAATATGGGAATCGGTATGATGCTGGTGGTACAGGAGAAGGATGTTGAAACAACTTTAACAATTTTACAGGAAGCTGGAGAAAACCCTTATAAAATAGGAGAAATCCGTGCTGGAAATAAACAGGTGGTATTATGCAGGGAATAAAAATAGCTGTGCTTATATCTGGCGGCGGTACCAATCTTCAATCTTTGATAGATGCAGTAGAAGAAGGATCTATCAAAGGAAGCATTGCTTTAGTGATTTCCGACAGAAAAGGAGCCTTTGGACTTACGAGAGCAGAAAATCATGGAATACAAGCAATGCTTTTGGACAAGAAAACCTACGGAGGAATAGAAGAGCGGGATGCTGCTCTTCTGCAGATATTACAGGAGCAGAAAATAGATTTAATCGTTTTAGCAGGATACCTAGCGATAGTCCCACAGAGGATTATTGCCAAATATGAAAACAGAATGATAAATATTCATCCCTCCCTCATACCAAGCTTTTGCGGCAGTGGCTATTATGGTGAAAAGGTGCATCAGGAAGCCTTGAATAGAGGTGTGAAGGTGACAGGGGCGACGGTTCATTTTGTTAACGAAGAAACCGATGGAGGACCTATTATTTTACAGGAAACCGTCACAATAGACTTTGATGATGACTTAAAGGACATACAGACAAAAGTACTAGAGATCGAGCATAAAATCCTTCCGCAAGCAGTAAGGTTATTTGCAGAGGGCAGGCTAAAGGTTATAGGAAATAGAGTGAAAATTCTGTAGTAAAAATAAAACATAAAAAATCTGTAAATGGGGTGGAGATATGATAAAAAGAGCACTAATAAGCGTTTCTGACAAAACTGGTATTGTAGATTTTGCAAAAGAGTTGGTAAAGTTAGGGATAGAGATATTGTCCACTGGAGGAACGGCTAAGCTTTTAAGAGATGCTGAGGTAAATGCCATCGATGTCTCTGATGTAACAGGTTTTCCAGAATGTCTTGATGGCAGGGTAAAGACTTTACATCCGGCAGTTCACGGAGGTATTTTAGCTATAAGGGATAATGAAGAACATCAAAAGACTTTGCAACAGCAAAATATCACACCTATCGATTTGGTGGTAATCAACCTATATCCCTTCAAAGAAACCATCTTAAAAGAAGGGGTAACAATGGAAGAAGCTATAGAAAACATTGATATTGGTGGACCAGCCATGTTGCGATCTGCTGCGAAAAACCACAAATTCGTGACGGTTGTAACAGATCCTAGAGATTACGAAAAAGTTCTTGAAGAAGTGAGAGAAAAAGGGAATACAGCCTTTGAAACAAGATATGACTTAGCTTTAAAGGTCTTTCAACATACAAGTCATTATGATACATTGATTGCTGCTTACTTAGGTAAAGATAAAGAGGGCTTCGGTGATACTTTAACCTTAACCTATGAAAAGGTACAGGATTTAAGGTATGGTGAAAACCCTCATCAGCAGGCGGTTTTCTATAGGGAAGTAGGATTTCAAGCGGGAACATTGGTAGAAGGTGTCCAACTACAGGGGAAAGAACTATCTTTTAATAATATCAATGATGCCAATGGGGCGTTAGAATTATTAAAGGAATTTGAAGAACCTACAGTGGTGGCCATCAAGCACACAAATCCTTGCGGAGTAGCTTCTGGTAAAGATATCTATGAAGCCTATAGTAAAGCCTTTGAAGCAGATCCTCTGTCTATTTTTGGAGGTATTATTGCTACCAACCAAGTCATAGATGGAAGAACAGCAGAAAAAATGCAGGATGTTTTCTTAGAAGTAATTATAGCTCCTGATTTTACTGAAGAAGCTTTAAGAATATTCAGTGATAAACAGAATCTAAGATTAATCAAGTTGTCGAATATTACAGTGAAAAAACAAAAAGCTATCGATATGAAAAAGGTAGCTGGAGGTCTTTTGATTCAAGATATCAATAAGAACTTGATGCAAGAAATAGAAACAGTGACAGAGAAAAAGCCTACTGAAGAAATGATGGAAGACCTAGTGTTTGCTTTTAAAATCGTGAAGCATGTAAAATCTAATGCTATTGTATTGGTAAAGGATAAACAAACCTTGGCGGTAGGACCGGGACAAACCAGTAGAATATGGGCTCTGCAAAATGCCATTAAAAATAGCACCCATAATCTTGAGGGCAGTGTTTTAGCATCAGATGCTTTCTTCCCCTTTAGCGACTGTGTAGAGGCGGCTTTTAAAGCTGGTGTAAAAGCCATCATCCAGCCGGGAGGCTCTCTAAATGATAAAGTGTCTATTGAAGCCTGCAATGAACAGGGGATTGCTATGGTGTTTACAGGAATGAGACATTTTAAACATTAGTTTAGGGATCTTGGAGTAACGAAGAATTTTACTAATACTAAGATCCTTCGACTCCGCTTTGCTCCCCTCAGGATGACAAATTATGGACTAAGTTAACGCTAATGCGTTATATATGCAACTTGGTTTGTGCAATTTTTAGGATTTTTCATTCCAGAGCTTTAGCGTTGTCAATACTTGAAATGAAATGAGGGTATATATTAAATTTTCATTACTACATCAGATATAGATAACCAATTTTATACCTTAACAAAATACGCCTTCCTGCGATTTCAGAAATGAACAATGTTAGCAATTCACTCCAGTCTGCATTTTGTTAAGCTTTGTAGTTGGTTATCTATATAGATGTGCGCCCCTAAATTTTAATATACTAAGGGCTACATTTGCAGCCCGCGGTTTTGAGGCGAAACCGTAGACCGTGTATATTAAAATTTAACTTTAGAAGCGCACATCTATAATTGCACAATTCAACTATTTAACTATTTAACTATTTATGAGTATAAGTTTCTAATTTAGATATCTATAGGTATTTATAACATATGGAGGTGAAGATATTGAAGGTATTGGTGGTTGGCAATGGGGGCCGGGAGCATACAATTGTTTGGAAATTAAGTCAAAGTCCATTGGTAAAGGAAATATATTGTGCACCTGGAAACCCTGGAATAGCAGAATTAGCAAAGTGTGTAGAAATATCTGTGGAAAATATAGAGGAACTTGCAGATTTTTCCCGGGAAATGTCAATCGATGTAACTATAGTAGGACCTGAAGTGCCGTTGGTATTAGGAATTGCTGATAAGTTTAAAGAGCAAGGGCTTAAGGTTATAGGACCTTCTCAAGGGGCAGCACAACTAGAGGGCAGCAAATCCTTCTCTAAGGATTTTATGAAGAAGTACCATATCCCTACGGCTATGTATCATGAGGTACATTCCTATGACGAGGCGATAGAAGCATTGAAGGAATATAGTTTTCCAGTAGTGATCAAGGCAGATGGTTTAGCGGCAGGGAAGGGTGTTTTAATCTGCGGCAATCAACAGGAGGCAGAAAAGGCTCTAGAGGATATATTGATCACAAAGGTCTTTGGAAGTGCAGGAAATAAGGTGGTTATTGAAGAATTTTTAGAAGGTATAGAAACCTCAGTCCTTTGTTTTGTAGATGGCAAAACCATTGTGCCGATGGTAAGTAGTCAAGATCATAAGAGAATTTATGATGGAGATCAAGGACCAAATACTGGAGGAATGGGAACTTATTCTCCTAACTATGTGTACACAGATGAAGTGGCTAAAGTGGTTGAAAGAGATATACTACAACCTACATTAGGGGGAATCCAAGAGGAAAACATGGATTACAAAGGCATACTTTTTATTGGTCTGATGATTACAAAAGAAGGTCCAAAGGTACTGGAATATAATGTAAGATTTGGAGACCCTGAAACGCAAGTGGTTTTGCCTAGATTGGAGACTGACTTAATGGAAATATTTCTTGCTATGCTAGAAGAAAAACTTTCTGATATAAAGATTGTATGGAACAACAAAGCTGTAGTATGTGTGGTACTGGCTTCGGGAGGCTACCCTGGAGACTATGAAAAAGGTAAAGCGATTTCAGGACTAGGGGAAGTGGCGGAAAATACCATTGTTTTTCATGCTGGAACTGCTATAAAGGAAAATAAACTAGTAACCAATGGGGGGCGGGTACTAGGGGTTACCTCTTGGGCACAAGACATAGAAACTGCTAAAAAACAGGCTTATATAAGTGTAGATCACATAGATTTTGAAGGAAAAACTTATCGAAAAGATATAGCAGTGAGATAACTCTCACTGCTATATCTATTTCTAAGGATATGAAATAAATGGAGGGAAAACCAGTATGCTTAACAACAAGCAGTTTGTATAGGAAATTTTGAAGAGCTCTCTGCTCTTTTCAATAAAGTATATGCTTGTAAATACTATGTGTTCCTAAGTACCGCTGTTTTTTTATGTGAAACCTCCATTAGAGCTATCCTTAAACACACCTACTTGTGGAGAAACAGTCATTGTTATAAAATATAGAGGTAGTTGTAGGCGATGATTGCTGCGTAGAAGGAGATACAGTAATGAACATAAAAAAAGTGTATTTAATGATAATGATTGCACTATTGTTTTTAAACAGAGTAATAGTTATAGCAAGTGCTGAAAATGCTGATGAGATAGAACCGCAAAAAACAATTTCTATTGCTGTGGAATTGAATATGCCTCCACTACAGTATATAGAAAACCATCAACCTACAGGTTTTCATATAGATCTTTTGAATAGCATAGGAGAGCTTCAAAATATAAGTATTGAATATGTACCAATGTCATTGGAAAAGAGCATAAAAGCACTAGAAGATGGGGAAGTAGATGGTATTCTAGGGGTGAATTATTTGGCGGGTTTGTCTGAAAACTTTATGTTTACAGAAGCACTTTTGAACTCTTCTGTGGGTTTGGTGGCAAAGAATTCTCCGGAGGAATTGACAGATATGCTTATTGCTTTGAAGAGAAATACAGTAGAATATCAATATTTGCAAAATGTCAGAAGAATACAGTATCATACCACCAGCAACACGATAGATGCTTTTAACTTAATGCTGGGTGGTAGAGCAGATGCTTTTATAGGGGACAAGGTCATAGCTGAATACCTGCTAGAAAAGTACGCATTAGATAGCAAATACAAAGTTGTCAGTAGTTATATCCTTCCAATAGAGTACTCTATTGCCATTGACAAGGAAAGTCATAGTTTATTGGAGGAACTAAATAGTGGACTTCGACAACTAAAGGAAAGAGGTTTTTACGGAGAAAT includes:
- the purF gene encoding amidophosphoribosyltransferase, encoding MYRGINLDKLKEECGVLGIYTDSDEDTSRLLYYGLYALQHRGQESAGIAVNNGVKSNYHKGMGLVPDVFNEDILKKLLGHIGIGHVRYSTAGESYVENAQPLVARYRGGSISLAHNGNLTNAKVIKERLEDDGVIFQTSTDSEVIVNLISRYSNDGMMDAIERTMDLIKGAYSLVVMTEEELIGVRDPLGLRPLCLGKVENSYVLASESCAFDVMGATLVRDIEPGEIVTINKEGIQSTFYKNNGKRASCIFEYIYFARPDSVIDGVSVYEARKNAGRILAKEYPVEADLVVATPDSSVPVAIGYAEASGIPYGEGLIKNRYVGRTFIQPTQSMRELAVRLKLNPLKETIQGKKIVLIDDSIVRGTTSRRLVERLKSAGAEEVHVRISSPPVAFGCYFGIDTPDRSQLIGAVKTVEQIRKMIGADSLGYISTDGLVQATVLPKEHFCLACFNGDYPLEVPEVGEKKVFERLSGGE
- the purM gene encoding phosphoribosylformylglycinamidine cyclo-ligase; amino-acid sequence: MTYKNAGVDVEEGQRAVQLMKNHVKSTFNKNVLEDIGGFGGLFALDLKDIKEPILVSGTDGVGTKLKLAFLLDQHDTIGQDCVAMCVNDILCQGAKPLFFLDYIATGRLKAEKVADIVKGIAEGCKMAGCALIGGETAEMPGFYQDGEYDVAGFSVGLVDKSKVITGKEIQAGDVIIGIPSSGLHSNGFSLVRKVFLEGDKFSLNAPIEELGSTLGEALIIPTKIYVKAVTEVLKSIEVKGIAHITGGGFYENVPRILPEEVDAHIQLDSWQIPQIFKMIQTVGNIQEEEMYKTFNMGIGMMLVVQEKDVETTLTILQEAGENPYKIGEIRAGNKQVVLCRE
- the purN gene encoding phosphoribosylglycinamide formyltransferase, giving the protein MQGIKIAVLISGGGTNLQSLIDAVEEGSIKGSIALVISDRKGAFGLTRAENHGIQAMLLDKKTYGGIEERDAALLQILQEQKIDLIVLAGYLAIVPQRIIAKYENRMINIHPSLIPSFCGSGYYGEKVHQEALNRGVKVTGATVHFVNEETDGGPIILQETVTIDFDDDLKDIQTKVLEIEHKILPQAVRLFAEGRLKVIGNRVKIL
- the purH gene encoding bifunctional phosphoribosylaminoimidazolecarboxamide formyltransferase/IMP cyclohydrolase — protein: MIKRALISVSDKTGIVDFAKELVKLGIEILSTGGTAKLLRDAEVNAIDVSDVTGFPECLDGRVKTLHPAVHGGILAIRDNEEHQKTLQQQNITPIDLVVINLYPFKETILKEGVTMEEAIENIDIGGPAMLRSAAKNHKFVTVVTDPRDYEKVLEEVREKGNTAFETRYDLALKVFQHTSHYDTLIAAYLGKDKEGFGDTLTLTYEKVQDLRYGENPHQQAVFYREVGFQAGTLVEGVQLQGKELSFNNINDANGALELLKEFEEPTVVAIKHTNPCGVASGKDIYEAYSKAFEADPLSIFGGIIATNQVIDGRTAEKMQDVFLEVIIAPDFTEEALRIFSDKQNLRLIKLSNITVKKQKAIDMKKVAGGLLIQDINKNLMQEIETVTEKKPTEEMMEDLVFAFKIVKHVKSNAIVLVKDKQTLAVGPGQTSRIWALQNAIKNSTHNLEGSVLASDAFFPFSDCVEAAFKAGVKAIIQPGGSLNDKVSIEACNEQGIAMVFTGMRHFKH
- the purD gene encoding phosphoribosylamine--glycine ligase, producing MKILKVLVVGNGGREHTIVWKLSQSPLVKEIYCAPGNPGIAELAKCVEISVENIEELADFSREMSIDVTIVGPEVPLVLGIADKFKEQGLKVIGPSQGAAQLEGSKSFSKDFMKKYHIPTAMYHEVHSYDEAIEALKEYSFPVVIKADGLAAGKGVLICGNQQEAEKALEDILITKVFGSAGNKVVIEEFLEGIETSVLCFVDGKTIVPMVSSQDHKRIYDGDQGPNTGGMGTYSPNYVYTDEVAKVVERDILQPTLGGIQEENMDYKGILFIGLMITKEGPKVLEYNVRFGDPETQVVLPRLETDLMEIFLAMLEEKLSDIKIVWNNKAVVCVVLASGGYPGDYEKGKAISGLGEVAENTIVFHAGTAIKENKLVTNGGRVLGVTSWAQDIETAKKQAYISVDHIDFEGKTYRKDIAVR